GGCGTAAAACAGCTGATTGGCATGGACGCTCGCCTGCAGGTCATCGCCGAAGCCAGCAACGGTGAACAAGGGGTCGCGCTGGCGGAACAGCACGATCCGGATCTGATCCTGCTCGACCTGAACATGCCCGGCATCAACGGGCTGGAAACGCTGGATCGCTTACGCCAAACCGACCTGTCAGGACGCGTCGTGGTGTTCAGCGTGTCCAACCATGAAGACGATGTCGTCAGCGCGCTCAAACGCGGCGCCGACGGCTATCTGTTGAAAGATATGGAGCCGGAGGATCTGCTGAAAGCGCTGCATCAGGCGGCGGCCGGGCAGATGGTGCTGAGCGAGACGCTGACGCCAATCCTCGCCGCCAGCCTGCGGGAAAACCGCCCCAGCGCCGATCGCGATATTCAGCAATTGACGCCGCGCGAGCGGGATATCCTGAAGCTGATCGCTCAGGGGCTGCCGAACAAACTGATCGCCCGCCGCCTGACCATCACCG
The sequence above is drawn from the Serratia sp. FDAARGOS_506 genome and encodes:
- the narL gene encoding two-component system response regulator NarL, which codes for MTTETAATILLIDDHPMLRNGVKQLIGMDARLQVIAEASNGEQGVALAEQHDPDLILLDLNMPGINGLETLDRLRQTDLSGRVVVFSVSNHEDDVVSALKRGADGYLLKDMEPEDLLKALHQAAAGQMVLSETLTPILAASLRENRPSADRDIQQLTPRERDILKLIAQGLPNKLIARRLTITESTVKVHVKHLLKKMKLKSRVEAAVWVLQGKNG